From Spirosoma aerolatum, one genomic window encodes:
- a CDS encoding Crp/Fnr family transcriptional regulator, which yields MHEQLLKLISQNVSLTNNDNVLCEQYFEPFLSPKNRILEEEGKIPKYLYFVISGFVRLFHYNDKGDEVTTHINCPPGFITSYVNFINQAQSNENVECVTDCELLRITKNNLALLTQQSTAFKDFSILIFQQSLAYNENRSNELATLPAEQRYQKLIDKYPHILHNVPLQYIASFLGMNPKSLSRIRKAMIK from the coding sequence ATGCACGAACAACTCCTAAAACTCATTTCTCAGAACGTATCGCTTACCAACAACGACAATGTGTTGTGCGAGCAGTATTTCGAACCTTTTCTTTCGCCCAAAAACCGTATTCTTGAAGAAGAAGGAAAAATTCCGAAGTACTTATATTTTGTTATATCAGGCTTTGTCCGGTTGTTTCACTACAACGACAAAGGGGATGAAGTGACCACCCATATCAACTGTCCCCCTGGCTTTATTACGTCTTATGTCAACTTCATCAATCAGGCACAATCCAATGAGAATGTGGAGTGTGTTACGGACTGTGAACTACTTCGAATTACTAAAAATAATTTGGCTCTACTGACGCAGCAAAGCACGGCGTTCAAGGATTTCAGCATTTTGATTTTTCAGCAGTCACTCGCTTACAACGAAAACCGCTCAAACGAATTAGCCACACTCCCGGCAGAACAACGATACCAAAAACTTATCGACAAGTATCCGCATATACTTCACAACGTTCCGCTGCAATACATCGCTTCATTTTTGGGGATGAATCCGAAAAGTTTGAGCAGAATCCGCAAGGCCATGATTAAGTAA
- a CDS encoding Crp/Fnr family transcriptional regulator, with amino-acid sequence MHEQLSWYINRQIKVSEEDLNTILSYFRPLTLTKNELVVTHGQTSQRIYFVGKGCLRVFFIDDKGQEATRYFAFENQFATALVSFITGEASEEFIQATEPTELLYISHHDFYHLLDTIQQWEKFYRYYLENAYVNNTKRLMSFLIQDATEKYRLLLAENPVIVRRLSNKLVASYLNISQETLSRLKAKVK; translated from the coding sequence ATGCACGAACAACTAAGTTGGTATATCAACCGTCAGATCAAAGTCAGTGAGGAGGATCTGAATACAATTCTTTCGTACTTCAGGCCACTAACGCTAACAAAAAACGAACTCGTGGTGACCCACGGACAAACCAGCCAGCGAATCTACTTCGTTGGCAAGGGTTGTTTACGAGTGTTCTTCATTGACGATAAGGGGCAGGAAGCTACCCGTTACTTCGCCTTCGAAAACCAGTTTGCCACGGCTTTAGTCAGCTTTATTACCGGCGAAGCGTCCGAAGAGTTTATTCAGGCCACCGAACCTACGGAACTGCTCTATATCAGTCATCACGATTTTTATCACTTACTGGATACGATTCAGCAGTGGGAGAAATTTTACCGCTATTATCTGGAAAACGCGTATGTGAACAACACCAAGCGACTGATGTCTTTCCTGATTCAGGATGCGACTGAAAAATACCGGCTGTTACTGGCCGAAAACCCCGTTATTGTCCGCCGACTTTCCAACAAACTGGTGGCCTCGTATCTGAATATTTCGCAGGAAACCTTAAGCCGATTGAAAGCCAAAGTGAAATGA
- a CDS encoding DUF2798 domain-containing protein, translated as MKKKHFKYINTLFVVIPMTLIMAFVGLMRNYGFGPDWFLKFLKAWSVMLPVAYAAAFIIIPNARRLAERVATRP; from the coding sequence ATGAAAAAGAAGCATTTTAAGTACATTAACACCCTGTTTGTGGTAATCCCGATGACGCTGATCATGGCGTTTGTTGGCCTGATGCGGAACTACGGCTTCGGCCCCGACTGGTTCCTGAAATTTCTCAAAGCCTGGAGCGTGATGCTACCGGTAGCCTATGCGGCTGCCTTTATCATCATTCCTAACGCCCGTAGGCTGGCCGAGCGGGTAGCCACCAGACCCTAA